In Pedobacter sp. WC2423, the following are encoded in one genomic region:
- a CDS encoding GNAT family N-acetyltransferase, which produces MKLISVREHPEYLKKAIQYLQTCWSEVEPIIYEDCLTHCIAAKGAFPQWYLLEKENEIIGCAGLIPNDFISRMDLYPWVCALYVDEKHRGKAYSKLLLDKAKEDTIQAGFDNLYLCTDHIGLYEKYGYQYIGTGYHPWEEESRIYELKLK; this is translated from the coding sequence ATGAAACTTATATCCGTAAGAGAGCACCCTGAATATCTAAAAAAAGCAATTCAATATCTTCAAACCTGCTGGTCTGAAGTAGAACCAATTATTTATGAAGATTGCTTAACACATTGTATAGCTGCAAAAGGGGCATTTCCTCAATGGTATCTGCTGGAAAAAGAGAATGAAATTATTGGCTGCGCAGGATTGATTCCTAATGACTTTATCAGTAGAATGGATTTATATCCCTGGGTTTGTGCCTTATATGTGGATGAAAAACACAGAGGAAAAGCCTACAGCAAATTGCTGCTGGACAAAGCAAAAGAAGACACGATTCAAGCAGGCTTTGATAATTTGTACTTGTGTACTGACCACATTGGATTATATGAAAAATATGGTTATCAATACATAGGAACGGGCTATCATCCCTGGGAAGAAGAGTCCCGGATTTACGAGCTGAAACTCAAATAG
- a CDS encoding outer membrane beta-barrel protein encodes MKRIYFCLSLLLCCHYALSYGFAKELLTQSPAPGTTIPLMEALKSLSVLYKVNFLYEQETISQKKVVWNTIEFKGKKIGEVLSGLLTPLRLGWYKIDDKNYAVYPLDKPQKSAGLKNSNHVTISNQLTTDSLVTGQIAGRVIDEQQKPLAYVTLTLRRAADSSFVLNALSDSTGRFVFPGIRPGDYKIKVTAIGYQYFTTSLLSLNSKEELVIAPFKLKALAETLHEVKIMASRPSVETKSDRFILNVENSPMAIGNSLQLLKSAPFVKVSADNSVTLQGKKTMILIDNKPVPDAILQNILETLPSGNISKVELITQPSSKYDASYGAVINITTKKSTTDGITASIRADGSMGSYGRSELNTTIAYKHKALTLYGNAGINRSDYLFSIHSNRVLGDPDNPDLLTDNWRRLSNNKAFNFQLGADFELTKDQTIGILINGNPMKFGGPWGTVNQFGKQGAAIDSTLYTNATFDQKASFYTYNLNYHLLSDSGKNELTVLATLTPFRRNMFQSFPSVLLNSLGETIKKPPVYQTVNISEINIYNAQLDYRHAFKQQWTLESGIKYQRTDSKSSVAYEIAKDNQFVSDPAYSNQSKLTEAITGAYLILSKDWKNDKLQMGVRTENTKVAFKGVFDQSYFNAFPSFLYQHNFNEHNNLAFSFKRTISRAAYYDLVPYTVFINKYTIEQGNPALKPEYDNIYTLTSNIHKLNLSLSYTAANDVIALLPSSQDYATKVTFFSRQNLNKSSDLSLFLLYPLRFNSWWETQNSGTVIGYTKARGQVLGNPYELGAFHSDFKSAHIFQLSKKLKLQVDAYYWTRYSQGLTKYSGYKNIDASFLLDIFSGRGQVRLSGNEIVFKRNDFHQDTDFGQYRAQQIVNNDSRRISVGFTYKFGKNKLNSPEKKAGNEEALKRL; translated from the coding sequence ATGAAAAGAATTTATTTTTGCCTGAGCCTGTTATTATGCTGCCATTACGCTTTGAGTTATGGTTTTGCTAAAGAATTATTAACGCAGTCCCCTGCTCCCGGGACTACAATACCGCTGATGGAAGCTCTGAAGAGTTTAAGTGTTTTATATAAGGTGAATTTCTTATATGAGCAGGAAACGATCAGCCAGAAGAAAGTGGTTTGGAATACGATCGAATTTAAAGGAAAGAAAATCGGGGAAGTTTTAAGCGGATTATTAACGCCTTTGAGGTTAGGCTGGTATAAGATCGATGACAAAAACTATGCTGTTTATCCGCTGGACAAGCCTCAAAAATCTGCAGGTTTAAAGAATAGTAATCACGTTACGATTTCAAATCAGTTAACTACAGATAGCCTGGTTACTGGTCAGATAGCCGGCCGGGTGATAGATGAACAACAAAAGCCATTAGCCTATGTAACCCTGACTTTAAGGAGAGCTGCTGATTCGTCATTTGTGCTCAATGCGCTAAGTGATTCAACAGGGAGATTTGTATTTCCGGGGATTAGGCCGGGAGATTACAAGATTAAAGTAACAGCTATTGGTTATCAGTATTTTACAACATCTTTATTGAGTTTGAATAGTAAGGAAGAGCTTGTTATAGCACCTTTTAAGTTAAAGGCTTTAGCTGAGACATTGCATGAGGTTAAGATTATGGCCAGCCGGCCTTCTGTAGAGACTAAGAGCGATCGTTTTATCCTGAATGTAGAGAACAGCCCGATGGCTATTGGAAATTCATTACAGTTATTAAAATCTGCTCCTTTCGTTAAGGTTTCTGCTGACAACAGCGTAACGCTTCAGGGAAAGAAAACAATGATATTAATTGATAACAAGCCGGTGCCGGATGCTATTTTACAAAACATTCTGGAGACGCTGCCTTCCGGGAATATTTCAAAAGTGGAATTGATTACGCAGCCTTCTTCAAAATATGATGCTAGTTATGGTGCTGTAATTAATATTACCACTAAAAAAAGTACGACTGATGGAATAACGGCCAGCATTAGAGCTGATGGTTCTATGGGTAGCTATGGCCGGTCTGAATTGAATACTACAATAGCCTACAAACACAAGGCGCTGACGCTTTATGGAAATGCCGGAATAAATAGAAGTGATTATCTATTTTCTATTCATTCAAACCGGGTGTTGGGTGATCCGGATAATCCAGATTTACTGACAGATAACTGGAGAAGACTTTCCAACAATAAAGCCTTTAATTTCCAGTTAGGGGCTGATTTCGAATTAACTAAAGATCAAACTATCGGAATACTGATCAATGGTAACCCAATGAAGTTCGGTGGCCCGTGGGGAACAGTTAATCAATTTGGAAAACAAGGTGCAGCAATTGATTCTACCTTATATACCAATGCTACTTTTGATCAGAAGGCATCATTTTACACTTATAACCTGAATTATCATTTACTGTCTGACTCAGGAAAAAATGAATTGACTGTGCTGGCTACATTGACTCCTTTCAGACGTAACATGTTTCAATCCTTTCCTTCGGTATTGTTAAACTCCCTGGGTGAGACTATCAAAAAACCTCCTGTTTACCAGACGGTTAACATTTCTGAAATTAACATTTACAATGCACAGCTTGATTACAGGCATGCGTTTAAACAGCAGTGGACATTAGAGAGTGGTATCAAGTATCAAAGGACAGATTCAAAAAGTAGTGTTGCTTATGAAATCGCGAAGGATAATCAGTTTGTATCGGATCCGGCTTATTCCAACCAGAGTAAACTAACTGAGGCCATAACTGGCGCTTATCTGATTCTAAGTAAGGACTGGAAAAATGATAAACTACAAATGGGTGTCCGGACTGAAAATACCAAAGTCGCATTTAAAGGGGTTTTCGATCAGAGTTATTTCAACGCTTTTCCTTCTTTTTTATATCAGCATAATTTCAACGAACACAATAATCTCGCTTTCTCGTTTAAAAGAACTATTTCCAGAGCAGCTTATTATGATCTGGTTCCTTATACAGTCTTCATCAATAAATACACGATTGAGCAAGGTAATCCTGCGCTTAAACCAGAATATGATAACATCTATACCCTAACCAGTAATATTCACAAACTGAATTTATCATTAAGTTATACGGCTGCAAACGATGTGATTGCCCTGCTTCCCTCCAGTCAGGACTATGCGACGAAAGTCACTTTTTTCTCCCGCCAGAATCTAAACAAATCCTCAGACTTATCACTTTTTTTGCTGTATCCCCTGCGTTTCAACAGCTGGTGGGAAACTCAAAACAGCGGTACAGTTATAGGCTATACTAAAGCCCGTGGCCAGGTATTAGGCAATCCATATGAACTTGGTGCATTCCATTCAGACTTTAAATCTGCTCATATATTCCAGTTATCCAAAAAATTAAAATTACAAGTAGATGCTTATTACTGGACGCGTTATAGTCAGGGATTAACTAAATACAGCGGTTATAAAAACATAGATGCATCTTTCTTGTTAGACATCTTTTCGGGGAGAGGTCAGGTGAGGCTGAGCGGCAATGAGATCGTTTTCAAAAGAAATGACTTTCATCAGGATACTGACTTTGGTCAATATCGTGCTCAGCAGATTGTTAATAATGACAGCAGAAGAATAAGCGTAGGCTTTACCTATAAGTTCGGTAAAAACAAGCTGAATTCACCAGAGAAAAAAGCAGGTAACGAAGAGGCACTTAAAAGACTTTAG